Proteins encoded by one window of Pyxidicoccus trucidator:
- a CDS encoding MASE1 domain-containing protein has translation MGLAYAVLAALSDRYFYSDPARFLAFWLPAGFTLALLLRTPTRSWPVWLVTIFISETLIELLLHGRPVQLAVAWAVSNCLEPLLGASLLRAVLRRPMTLSHPREVLALVGLGALLPAMVSGLLAGAAAARWLAPDVPFLTWWTSWWLGDALGVVLMGPFFLTAFPIPRLRFWRRVESVVLMLLLAVLSQWVFSIPSVPGTRGPLPTVFIVLYAAFGFFVWAALRFGVPGVSTATGVLALIAGWNAGRGLGPFQHNAATPHEALVATQALLAVLGILTLMLASALRERRRVERGQRLLADASVILAESLDDKALVRVAKRMVPELADACVLSLRHGGPRDLIPVGVAGEPAALDWLLPMRPPAPRQTMTAAAAATASPRDGAQLTLPLDSQGRVLGQLTLFRTRAGRTFEREDHALAEELAHRCSLMIERAQLHDQLKDAVRSARESLAQLDTVLQTALIGFAFFDSDLKCQRANDAFLRLLGLGEARPAERLAEDLCSDLAPLLRRTLQLGEPVKERELERRSFGEERHLLASAFPVRSAAGRAPFGAGVLLHDVTDRKRVERVHTRLLREARTAIRARDEFLTLAAHELKTPLTPLAIRLESLAGRLRSDHPDEARTLEGLRGHVRRLQRLIEHLLEAAQVDTGRLSIRLAPVPLHALVHAIASSFPRNGTSHVLKLETGGSEAWVLGDRFRLEEVLLTLLENAVKYSPEGGTLRVNLDVAGDEVQVSVSDPGVGIPPEQRGHVFDRYFRASNAPVHAYGGLGLGLYLCRNILESHGGRIWLESEVGQGSTFTFALPLLRATKAPPEHEPAEAHWAS, from the coding sequence GTGGGTCTGGCCTACGCCGTGCTCGCGGCGCTCAGCGACAGGTATTTCTATTCCGACCCCGCCCGGTTCCTGGCGTTCTGGCTGCCCGCCGGCTTCACCCTCGCGCTCCTGCTGCGCACGCCGACGCGGAGCTGGCCCGTCTGGCTCGTGACCATCTTCATCTCGGAGACGCTGATCGAACTCCTCCTCCACGGGCGCCCCGTGCAGCTCGCCGTGGCCTGGGCTGTCTCCAACTGCCTTGAGCCCCTCCTGGGCGCCTCGCTGCTGCGTGCCGTCCTCCGGCGCCCCATGACGCTCAGCCACCCTCGGGAGGTGCTCGCGCTGGTGGGGCTCGGGGCCCTGCTCCCCGCCATGGTGAGCGGGCTCCTGGCCGGAGCCGCGGCTGCCCGGTGGCTGGCCCCGGACGTTCCCTTCCTGACGTGGTGGACGAGCTGGTGGCTGGGAGACGCGCTCGGCGTGGTGCTGATGGGGCCGTTCTTCCTCACCGCCTTCCCCATTCCCCGCCTCCGCTTCTGGCGTCGCGTGGAGTCAGTGGTGCTGATGCTGCTGCTCGCGGTGCTCAGCCAATGGGTCTTCAGCATCCCCTCCGTGCCCGGCACCCGCGGGCCGCTACCCACCGTCTTCATCGTGCTGTATGCCGCCTTTGGCTTCTTCGTGTGGGCGGCGCTGCGCTTCGGAGTGCCCGGGGTGTCCACCGCCACGGGGGTGCTGGCCCTCATCGCGGGCTGGAACGCGGGCCGGGGGCTGGGCCCCTTCCAGCACAACGCGGCCACGCCCCATGAGGCGCTCGTGGCCACCCAGGCCCTCCTCGCCGTCCTCGGCATCCTGACCCTCATGCTGGCCTCGGCGCTGCGGGAGCGGCGCCGGGTGGAGCGGGGACAGCGGCTGCTCGCGGACGCGAGCGTGATTCTCGCCGAGTCGCTGGATGACAAGGCGCTCGTGCGGGTCGCGAAGAGGATGGTCCCCGAGCTGGCGGATGCCTGTGTGCTGTCGCTCCGGCACGGCGGCCCGCGGGACCTGATCCCCGTGGGCGTGGCGGGCGAGCCGGCTGCCCTGGACTGGCTCCTGCCCATGCGTCCTCCCGCGCCACGTCAGACGATGACCGCCGCCGCTGCTGCCACGGCGTCTCCACGGGATGGTGCGCAGCTCACGCTCCCACTCGACAGCCAGGGCCGGGTCCTGGGGCAGCTCACGCTCTTCCGTACCCGGGCGGGGCGCACCTTCGAGCGGGAAGACCACGCCCTCGCCGAGGAGCTCGCCCACCGCTGCTCGCTGATGATCGAACGTGCCCAGCTCCATGACCAGCTCAAGGACGCGGTGCGGAGCGCGCGGGAATCCCTGGCCCAGCTCGACACCGTGCTCCAGACGGCCCTCATCGGCTTCGCCTTCTTCGACTCCGACTTGAAGTGCCAGCGGGCCAACGACGCCTTCCTCCGCCTGCTCGGGTTGGGGGAGGCCCGGCCGGCGGAGCGACTGGCCGAGGACCTCTGCTCGGACCTGGCGCCCCTCCTGCGCCGGACGCTCCAACTGGGAGAGCCGGTGAAGGAGCGGGAGCTGGAGAGACGCTCGTTCGGGGAGGAGCGGCACTTGCTGGCCAGCGCCTTCCCGGTGCGGTCCGCCGCGGGACGGGCGCCGTTCGGTGCCGGCGTGCTCCTCCATGACGTCACCGACCGCAAGCGGGTGGAGCGGGTCCATACGCGGCTCCTGCGCGAGGCGCGGACGGCCATCCGCGCGCGCGACGAGTTCCTCACCCTGGCCGCGCACGAGCTGAAGACGCCACTCACCCCGCTGGCGATTCGCCTGGAGTCGCTCGCGGGCCGGCTGCGCTCGGACCACCCGGACGAGGCGCGGACGTTGGAGGGCCTCCGCGGCCATGTGCGGCGCCTCCAGCGCCTCATCGAGCACCTGCTCGAAGCCGCCCAGGTGGACACGGGGCGGCTGTCCATCCGGCTCGCGCCCGTTCCCCTCCACGCGCTGGTGCACGCTATTGCGTCAAGCTTCCCGCGCAATGGCACCTCGCACGTGCTGAAGCTGGAGACGGGAGGCAGCGAGGCCTGGGTGCTGGGGGACAGGTTCCGCCTGGAGGAGGTGCTGCTCACGTTGCTGGAGAACGCCGTCAAGTACAGCCCGGAGGGAGGCACCCTCCGGGTGAATCTCGACGTGGCGGGAGACGAGGTCCAGGTGTCCGTGTCCGACCCGGGCGTGGGCATTCCTCCCGAGCAGCGGGGCCATGTGTTCGACCGCTACTTCCGGGCAAGCAACGCGCCCGTGCACGCCTATGGCGGCCTCGGGCTGGGGCTGTATCTCTGCCGCAACATCCTGGAGTCCCACGGCGGACGCATCTGGTTGGAGAGTGAGGTGGGGCAGGGCTCCACCTTCACCTTCGCGCTTCCGCTGCTGCGGGCCACCAAGGCGCCTCCGGAGCACGAGCCGGCCGAGGCCCACTGGGCGAGCTGA
- a CDS encoding alpha/beta hydrolase: protein MSRRIALALTALGMTLAMLPFALVRASNATAHGEQGSGRGVPLLGFVRGDAELPRHLEYVRLDSRALDGNLLGDSRTRELGVLLPPSYFHAPERRFPVVYLLHGLGPREHGHLGYVGVQRTAFHQMESGELPEHILVAVDGTTSLGGSYYTRSPTTGDFEQYVVREVVGAVDARYRTRAEAQWRAIAGFSMGGHGAIKLAMKYPGLFSSVGTLSASPLSLEQRRTLYRDALANKPVARDARELMALYPFEDAWTVASIYAKAAVFSPARSHPPLFLELPFQSGRDDDPVWRRWLEEDPLTLLPRHHAALRTLDLLYMDRGSQETFLGAEAFDRALESFGIPFRHQVFEGGHADDFQDRHLRMLRSLAMRWTPGA, encoded by the coding sequence ATGTCGCGCCGCATCGCACTTGCACTCACCGCCCTGGGGATGACACTCGCCATGCTGCCCTTCGCCCTGGTCCGTGCCTCGAACGCAACGGCACATGGGGAGCAAGGCTCGGGGCGGGGCGTGCCGCTCCTGGGCTTCGTCCGGGGCGATGCAGAGCTGCCACGGCACCTGGAATACGTGCGGCTCGACAGCCGCGCCCTCGATGGAAATCTGTTGGGGGACTCACGGACGCGGGAGCTGGGCGTGCTGCTTCCGCCCTCGTACTTCCACGCCCCCGAGCGCAGATTTCCGGTGGTGTACCTGCTCCATGGCCTGGGGCCGCGGGAGCACGGGCACCTGGGTTACGTGGGCGTGCAGCGCACCGCGTTCCACCAGATGGAGTCGGGCGAGCTTCCCGAGCACATCCTCGTCGCGGTGGATGGGACGACCTCGCTGGGTGGGAGCTACTACACGCGCTCGCCCACGACCGGGGACTTCGAGCAGTACGTGGTCCGTGAAGTCGTGGGGGCCGTGGACGCACGGTACCGGACGCGTGCCGAGGCGCAGTGGCGCGCGATTGCCGGCTTCTCGATGGGCGGGCACGGCGCCATCAAGCTGGCCATGAAATACCCGGGCCTGTTCTCGAGCGTCGGCACCTTGAGCGCGAGCCCGCTGTCGCTCGAGCAGCGCAGGACGCTGTACCGTGACGCGCTGGCGAACAAGCCCGTGGCACGCGACGCCCGGGAGCTCATGGCGCTGTACCCGTTCGAGGACGCCTGGACGGTGGCGTCCATCTACGCCAAGGCCGCCGTGTTCTCACCCGCGCGGTCCCACCCCCCACTCTTCCTCGAGCTGCCGTTCCAGAGCGGACGCGACGACGACCCGGTGTGGAGGCGGTGGCTGGAGGAGGATCCGCTCACGCTGCTGCCCCGGCACCATGCCGCGCTGCGCACGCTGGACCTGCTCTACATGGACCGGGGAAGCCAGGAGACCTTCCTCGGCGCGGAGGCGTTCGACCGTGCCCTCGAGTCCTTCGGGATTCCCTTCCGGCACCAGGTGTTCGAGGGCGGGCACGCGGATGACTTCCAGGACCGGCACCTGCGCATGCTGCGGAGCCTGGCGATGCGCTGGACCCCCGGCGCGTAG
- a CDS encoding DUF6310 domain-containing protein: MRARTCSAPLLLLLLSACATMDPSPGELEDPSPQSPRFANLQRAAQYPWTDDGKCAVREASNEWPILAERCFHALDRDRVRLRDVTKRCAVAYADAAAPAVVALCVFAAPEIVVGAVIVLGAVVVAAAIQEGIDAYQRNASRERAKPKAQTQPAKEPLADRTPKPKGSSTGDIFPPPPETTPRRPSCEPIPVRHAGEDVPHNECADKFPPNRYPGMDVFVGGERFDALQVGVRVLWEIKTHRFDTYPDFIQEREIEKEVEQLTKELAAARACGYDFVVGVSTQGHKDALREVLPGLNVVITGCTR, translated from the coding sequence ATGCGTGCGCGAACTTGCAGCGCCCCCCTGCTCCTGCTCCTGCTCTCGGCCTGCGCCACGATGGATCCGAGCCCGGGAGAGTTGGAGGACCCGAGTCCCCAGAGTCCGAGATTCGCCAACCTTCAGCGGGCGGCGCAGTACCCGTGGACGGATGATGGGAAATGCGCGGTGCGGGAAGCCTCCAACGAGTGGCCGATCCTTGCGGAGCGGTGCTTTCATGCTCTCGATCGCGACAGGGTCAGGTTGAGGGATGTCACCAAAAGATGCGCTGTCGCCTACGCGGATGCAGCCGCTCCCGCAGTCGTGGCCCTCTGTGTTTTCGCGGCACCCGAGATCGTCGTCGGTGCAGTGATTGTTCTTGGCGCGGTGGTGGTAGCAGCCGCCATCCAGGAGGGGATTGATGCTTATCAACGGAACGCATCCCGCGAGCGCGCGAAGCCCAAGGCTCAAACGCAGCCCGCTAAGGAACCGTTAGCGGACCGAACGCCAAAGCCAAAGGGGTCGAGCACCGGAGACATCTTCCCCCCACCGCCAGAAACCACGCCGCGCCGTCCGTCGTGCGAGCCCATCCCGGTGCGGCACGCGGGCGAAGATGTCCCGCATAACGAGTGCGCCGATAAGTTTCCGCCCAACCGTTATCCCGGCATGGACGTATTCGTGGGAGGTGAGCGCTTCGATGCGCTGCAAGTCGGCGTACGTGTGCTGTGGGAGATCAAGACCCACCGATTTGACACCTACCCTGACTTTATCCAGGAGCGGGAGATTGAGAAGGAGGTGGAGCAATTGACCAAGGAACTCGCCGCTGCGCGGGCCTGTGGATACGACTTCGTCGTTGGGGTGAGCACGCAAGGGCACAAAGATGCGCTGCGCGAAGTGCTTCCCGGGCTCAATGTCGTCATTACGGGGTGCACACGATGA
- a CDS encoding HXXEE domain-containing protein produces the protein MTSSGPRRRSPVLWLFPIAFALHNLEEAIWLPGWSRYAGRFHPPVGAVELRFALAVLTVGGFLLTAMALRRGGRWFLALTGLWGVMLLNVLFPHLLATVALGRYAPGLATALLLILPVNAYLLRRAFQERALTPGRFARACAVVALVIVGAIPLLFWLGRFLFAA, from the coding sequence ATGACCTCCAGCGGCCCGCGGCGGCGCTCCCCTGTCCTCTGGCTCTTTCCCATCGCCTTCGCCCTCCACAACCTGGAGGAGGCCATCTGGCTTCCGGGCTGGTCCCGGTACGCGGGCCGCTTTCACCCGCCGGTTGGCGCGGTCGAGCTCCGCTTCGCGTTGGCCGTGCTCACCGTGGGCGGCTTCCTTCTCACGGCAATGGCGCTGCGACGCGGGGGGCGCTGGTTCCTCGCGCTCACCGGCCTGTGGGGCGTGATGCTCCTCAACGTTCTCTTCCCGCACCTGCTCGCCACCGTGGCGCTGGGCCGATACGCGCCGGGCCTGGCCACCGCCCTGCTCCTCATCCTCCCCGTGAACGCGTACCTCCTGCGCCGCGCCTTCCAGGAGCGAGCCTTGACTCCGGGCCGCTTCGCCAGGGCCTGTGCTGTCGTTGCCCTTGTGATTGTGGGCGCAATCCCCCTGCTCTTCTGGCTGGGGCGCTTTCTGTTCGCGGCCTGA
- a CDS encoding DUF5953 family protein, whose product MTKPRALTLIVYAPALVGKDDRALDVIHGMENALPGLRLAWRISESGRPIALPQRDAWLIERIKDGRIPLLCNGDESYPVTVSGRQSPALLSPGGQPQLDVHAKLPLDEPVIAAAAAMLEAVAEGARSFWGHASRYGYGSEVGDQFRRSAHGPERSPRGLPMLNLPENLPAPEIPCFLGWLNYWSAAAAQAIGFPDPARDAELLTRARRTPSGGWVVKLTDAPLDYDNPAHLDALNRAYERFPVIGGRDSPR is encoded by the coding sequence ATGACCAAGCCTAGAGCCCTCACCCTCATCGTCTACGCGCCTGCGCTCGTGGGCAAAGACGACCGCGCGCTCGATGTCATCCATGGGATGGAAAATGCCCTTCCCGGTTTGCGCCTGGCGTGGAGGATCTCCGAAAGCGGGCGCCCCATCGCCTTGCCGCAGCGCGACGCGTGGCTCATAGAAAGGATTAAGGACGGGAGAATCCCTCTTCTGTGCAACGGGGACGAGAGTTACCCCGTGACGGTTTCGGGGAGACAGAGCCCAGCACTCCTCAGCCCGGGCGGTCAGCCGCAACTCGACGTTCATGCGAAGTTGCCACTAGACGAGCCTGTGATCGCGGCAGCGGCGGCCATGCTTGAGGCCGTGGCGGAAGGGGCGCGCTCGTTCTGGGGGCATGCGTCCCGGTATGGTTACGGCTCGGAAGTCGGGGATCAGTTTCGCCGCTCCGCTCATGGACCGGAGCGCTCACCCCGTGGGCTTCCCATGCTCAATCTTCCAGAAAACCTCCCCGCGCCTGAGATTCCCTGTTTCCTCGGGTGGCTGAACTATTGGTCTGCTGCTGCCGCGCAGGCCATCGGGTTCCCGGACCCGGCCCGCGACGCCGAACTGCTCACGCGGGCGCGGCGCACGCCGTCGGGCGGATGGGTTGTGAAGCTCACTGATGCGCCGCTCGATTATGACAACCCCGCCCACCTGGACGCGCTCAATCGGGCCTACGAGCGCTTCCCGGTGATCGGCGGGCGCGACTCTCCACGCTGA
- a CDS encoding response regulator transcription factor: MKILLVEDEEKMVALLQRGLTEEGHSVDVCSEGRAALERGAQDGYEVIILDWALPGVDGLTLLKHWRSAGVRTPVLMLTARGTTPEKVAGLRSGADDYLVKPFDFDELLARLEALCRRGEAEDGPLRLGGLVLDPRRRVLRRGEREEPLTAREFALFSALAKHPGEPQVRARLLTQAWGPDFDGSGNVLEVYVGYLRTKLERLEATDVTIRSVRGVGYKLVVAAP, encoded by the coding sequence GTGAAGATCCTGCTCGTCGAGGACGAGGAAAAGATGGTGGCGCTCCTCCAGCGCGGGTTGACGGAGGAGGGCCACTCCGTGGATGTGTGCTCGGAGGGCCGCGCGGCGCTGGAGCGCGGCGCGCAGGATGGCTACGAGGTCATCATCCTCGACTGGGCGCTACCGGGCGTGGACGGCCTCACGCTGCTGAAGCACTGGCGGAGCGCCGGGGTGCGCACGCCGGTGTTGATGCTCACCGCGCGAGGCACGACGCCGGAGAAGGTGGCGGGGCTGCGCTCGGGTGCGGACGACTACCTGGTGAAGCCCTTCGACTTCGACGAGCTGCTGGCGCGCTTGGAGGCGCTCTGCCGCCGGGGCGAGGCGGAGGACGGGCCGCTGCGGCTCGGGGGCCTGGTCCTGGATCCCCGCCGCCGGGTGCTGCGCCGGGGTGAGCGCGAGGAGCCGCTGACGGCGCGCGAGTTCGCGCTTTTCTCCGCGCTGGCGAAGCACCCGGGAGAGCCGCAGGTGCGGGCGCGGCTGCTGACGCAGGCGTGGGGACCGGACTTCGACGGCAGCGGCAACGTGCTGGAGGTCTACGTGGGCTACCTGCGCACGAAGCTGGAGCGGCTGGAGGCGACGGACGTCACCATCCGCTCCGTGCGGGGCGTGGGCTACAAGCTGGTGGTGGCGGCTCCGTGA
- a CDS encoding carboxylesterase/lipase family protein, giving the protein MIIETDKGRVEGTTEEGLHVFKGIPYAAPPVDDLRWHPPQAVADWEDVLKADTFGRACIQPVYEDSLDGSEPVGDQSEDCLYLNVWTPGVDASQLKPVMVWIHGGAFKVGASHITMFSGLPLAQKGAVVVSVNYRLGNLGFFAHPALEEETEGEGPVNFGLQDQIAALEWVKRNIAAFGGDPNNVTLFGQSAGGVSVLALFASPLATGLFRRGISQSPYAIPEHTREKAIEMGTTVARALFKLGPDATAAELRRVPAEVFASTVMEGPDGQPVPVGGLAPVPAVDGVVLKKTIRQAFKDGDQKALPLIIGSTSNEASVLAAFKLEPTAVLAAFVNAAGEDAATVLQELKGLYANDPEVDPKELDSNRRFAPLLLRDMLFTMQARWISDQHSKKSSSWRYYFSYVTEADRQENPYGVAHGNEVVYTMGTGDIFVGSKDVFTDNDRAVSEKVVDYWYSFANTGIPSGSVAWTKNEYGVLAPKDNTLKLDEAITLQKNFRRARLDRFILMYPILEAVLSGENAEEAEATETGAYADHEPTPEPAPPGGHS; this is encoded by the coding sequence ATGATCATCGAAACAGACAAGGGACGTGTCGAAGGAACAACCGAGGAAGGCCTTCACGTATTCAAGGGCATCCCCTACGCGGCGCCGCCGGTGGACGACCTGCGCTGGCATCCGCCGCAGGCGGTCGCCGACTGGGAGGACGTACTCAAGGCCGACACCTTCGGACGAGCCTGCATCCAGCCTGTCTATGAGGACTCGCTGGATGGCTCCGAGCCCGTGGGCGACCAGAGCGAGGACTGCCTGTATCTGAACGTCTGGACGCCCGGCGTCGACGCATCGCAGCTCAAGCCGGTCATGGTGTGGATCCACGGTGGCGCCTTCAAGGTGGGTGCCTCCCACATCACGATGTTCAGCGGCTTGCCCCTGGCGCAGAAGGGCGCCGTGGTCGTCAGCGTCAACTATCGCCTCGGCAATCTTGGCTTCTTCGCGCATCCTGCCCTCGAGGAGGAGACGGAGGGAGAGGGTCCGGTGAACTTCGGGCTCCAGGACCAGATCGCGGCGCTGGAGTGGGTCAAGCGCAACATCGCCGCGTTCGGAGGCGACCCGAACAATGTGACCCTCTTCGGCCAGTCGGCCGGCGGCGTGAGCGTGCTCGCCCTGTTCGCCTCGCCGCTGGCGACCGGGCTGTTCCGCAGGGGCATCTCGCAGAGCCCGTATGCGATTCCCGAGCACACGCGGGAGAAGGCCATCGAAATGGGCACCACCGTGGCGAGGGCGCTGTTCAAGCTGGGCCCCGATGCCACGGCAGCCGAGCTACGGAGGGTGCCGGCCGAGGTCTTCGCCTCCACGGTGATGGAGGGCCCGGACGGGCAGCCGGTTCCGGTCGGTGGGCTGGCCCCGGTGCCCGCGGTCGACGGCGTGGTGCTGAAGAAGACCATCCGGCAAGCCTTCAAGGACGGCGATCAGAAGGCGCTGCCGCTGATCATCGGGAGCACCAGCAACGAAGCCAGCGTGCTCGCGGCATTCAAGCTGGAGCCGACCGCCGTGCTGGCCGCGTTCGTCAATGCCGCCGGCGAGGACGCGGCGACCGTATTGCAAGAGCTGAAGGGCCTCTACGCCAACGATCCGGAGGTCGACCCCAAGGAGCTCGACAGCAACCGACGCTTTGCCCCCCTGCTGCTGCGCGACATGCTGTTCACCATGCAGGCCCGCTGGATCTCGGACCAACACTCGAAGAAGTCGTCGAGCTGGCGTTACTACTTCAGCTACGTCACGGAGGCCGACCGCCAGGAGAATCCCTACGGCGTCGCTCACGGAAACGAGGTCGTCTACACCATGGGCACGGGCGACATCTTCGTGGGGAGCAAGGACGTTTTCACGGATAACGACCGGGCGGTGTCCGAGAAGGTCGTCGACTACTGGTACTCGTTCGCAAACACCGGCATCCCCAGCGGGAGCGTGGCGTGGACCAAGAACGAGTACGGGGTCCTCGCGCCGAAGGACAACACCCTGAAGCTGGACGAGGCAATCACTCTCCAGAAGAACTTCCGGAGAGCCCGTCTCGACCGTTTCATCCTGATGTATCCCATCCTGGAGGCGGTGCTCTCGGGCGAGAATGCGGAGGAGGCCGAAGCGACCGAGACGGGCGCGTATGCAGACCACGAACCCACACCCGAGCCGGCCCCTCCAGGGGGCCACTCGTGA
- a CDS encoding alpha/beta fold hydrolase: MPYRRSTRYVSAPDGTRVAWHTHFGNLMETSADAELEGRPAVLLTNGIGTSENFWRYIVANLEQDHRVVHWDYRGHGGSENSRNGDYRVPVHVDDLERVTEAVMARGNGRPPLHVAFSMGVRVLLDLYRRRPDLVPAMTLIAGTPGAPGSGSNRLRARVALSATRGLFRATTPALPLAAPVVHAVMASRFAYPLGRAVGALRPRAPRADIDEFMQALRRMSPEAYWYTLRGLAEGHAWDVVSRVRVPTLIIAARDDTLVPLSEMERMRDSMPHAHWMRVDDAGHAGLLEAGTEIADAVRGFLVQHGMEAPGPGSMSVPVEPLPG, encoded by the coding sequence ATGCCCTACCGCCGCTCCACGCGCTACGTCTCCGCCCCGGATGGCACCCGGGTGGCCTGGCATACCCACTTCGGAAACCTGATGGAGACCTCCGCGGACGCGGAGCTCGAGGGCCGGCCCGCGGTGCTGCTGACCAACGGCATCGGCACCTCGGAGAACTTCTGGCGGTACATCGTCGCCAACCTGGAGCAGGACCACCGGGTGGTGCACTGGGACTACCGGGGGCACGGCGGCAGTGAGAACTCGCGGAACGGGGACTACCGCGTGCCCGTGCACGTGGACGACCTGGAGCGCGTCACCGAGGCGGTGATGGCGCGGGGCAATGGGCGGCCGCCGCTGCACGTGGCCTTCTCCATGGGCGTGCGCGTCCTGCTGGACCTGTACCGGCGACGGCCGGACCTGGTGCCCGCGATGACGCTCATCGCCGGCACGCCGGGGGCGCCGGGCTCGGGGAGCAACCGGCTGCGCGCGCGGGTGGCGCTGTCCGCCACGCGGGGGTTGTTCCGGGCCACCACGCCCGCCCTGCCGCTGGCCGCGCCGGTGGTGCACGCGGTGATGGCCAGTCGCTTCGCCTACCCGCTGGGCCGGGCGGTGGGGGCGCTGCGGCCCCGTGCGCCGAGGGCGGACATCGACGAGTTCATGCAGGCCCTGCGGCGGATGAGCCCGGAGGCGTACTGGTACACGCTGCGTGGGCTGGCGGAGGGGCACGCCTGGGACGTGGTGTCGCGCGTGCGGGTGCCCACGCTCATCATCGCCGCGCGAGACGACACCCTGGTGCCGCTGAGCGAGATGGAGCGCATGCGCGACTCCATGCCGCACGCCCACTGGATGCGGGTGGATGACGCCGGCCATGCGGGGCTGCTGGAGGCGGGCACGGAGATCGCCGACGCCGTGCGTGGCTTCCTCGTGCAGCACGGCATGGAGGCGCCGGGGCCGGGCTCGATGTCCGTGCCCGTGGAGCCGCTCCCGGGCTGA
- a CDS encoding sensor histidine kinase, giving the protein MTLTRRLWLLGALVPTLTTLAALVIAGRLFRYDLERSLDRALLAQAAVESVSLFDGPGQKVHLHMAVSPLEEQVRPFAPRGYLYGPDGELVMRYPPLPEGARPQARVVPGEPGAEPVLSTRTDRSGGRWREVLVNVRSPHGERYALRLSASLGQVDGSVGTYYRMAFSLAAVTGLLLLVVQTLQARRLARRLDAMTGHLGQLREGNFSHAPAEDQGSDEIGELRAVLAEATQRLRGAREAQERLIADAAHELRTPLSLMRTTMDLALRREREPEELRASLRDARREVDRLAVLAENLLDLAAVGRGAWDRKKGDLSEVLTQAVEGARAEAERRGLLIRLDAPGPAEARFDAGGLRQAVDNLLSNALKFSPDGGELRVRLSREADRYRVSVADDGPGIPPAEREAVFAPFHRLVDTASGKPGSGLGLAIVREVAARHGGRAYVADVPAGQGAEVVIELPVAPGTEG; this is encoded by the coding sequence GTGACGCTGACCCGGAGGCTCTGGCTGTTGGGGGCGCTGGTGCCGACGCTGACCACGCTCGCCGCGCTGGTCATCGCGGGGCGGCTGTTCCGCTATGACCTGGAGCGCTCATTGGACAGGGCGCTGCTGGCACAGGCCGCGGTGGAGAGCGTCAGCCTCTTCGACGGGCCCGGCCAGAAGGTGCACCTGCACATGGCGGTGTCCCCGCTGGAGGAGCAGGTGCGCCCCTTCGCGCCTCGGGGTTACCTCTACGGTCCGGACGGGGAGCTGGTGATGCGCTACCCGCCGCTCCCGGAGGGGGCGCGCCCGCAGGCGCGCGTCGTGCCCGGCGAGCCCGGCGCGGAGCCGGTGCTCTCCACCCGGACGGACCGGAGCGGCGGCCGGTGGCGCGAGGTGCTGGTGAACGTGCGCTCGCCGCATGGAGAGCGGTACGCGCTGCGGCTGTCAGCGTCGCTGGGGCAGGTGGACGGCTCGGTGGGCACGTACTACCGCATGGCCTTCTCGCTGGCGGCGGTGACGGGGCTGCTGTTGCTGGTGGTGCAGACGCTGCAGGCGCGGCGGCTGGCCCGGAGGCTGGATGCGATGACCGGGCACCTGGGCCAGCTGCGCGAGGGGAACTTCTCGCACGCGCCGGCCGAGGACCAGGGAAGCGACGAGATTGGCGAGCTGCGGGCGGTGCTGGCGGAGGCGACGCAGCGGCTGCGGGGGGCGAGAGAGGCCCAGGAGCGGCTCATCGCGGACGCGGCGCACGAGCTGCGCACGCCGCTGTCGCTGATGCGGACGACCATGGACCTGGCGCTGCGGCGCGAGCGGGAGCCGGAGGAGCTGCGGGCCAGCCTGCGGGATGCGCGGCGCGAGGTGGATCGGCTGGCGGTGCTGGCGGAGAACCTGCTGGACCTGGCGGCGGTGGGGCGGGGCGCGTGGGACCGCAAGAAGGGGGACCTGTCGGAGGTGCTGACGCAGGCGGTGGAGGGGGCACGCGCGGAGGCGGAGCGGCGGGGCCTGCTCATCCGCCTGGACGCGCCGGGGCCCGCGGAGGCGCGCTTCGATGCGGGAGGCCTGCGGCAGGCGGTGGACAACCTGCTGTCCAACGCCCTGAAGTTCTCCCCGGACGGTGGGGAGCTTCGCGTGCGGCTGTCCCGGGAGGCGGATCGCTACCGGGTGAGCGTGGCGGACGACGGGCCGGGCATTCCCCCCGCCGAGCGCGAAGCGGTGTTCGCGCCCTTCCACCGACTGGTGGACACCGCCTCCGGCAAGCCCGGCTCGGGGCTGGGCCTGGCCATCGTCCGCGAGGTGGCGGCGAGGCATGGCGGCCGTGCGTACGTGGCGGACGTCCCGGCGGGGCAGGGGGCGGAGGTGGTCATCGAGCTGCCCGTCGCTCCTGGCACGGAGGGGTAG